The Lycium barbarum isolate Lr01 chromosome 4, ASM1917538v2, whole genome shotgun sequence nucleotide sequence GACTTATTTTGAGGGTATCACTATGGTTTTGTTGAATTAACATACATAGGCCAGAGAGGAAAAAAGGGGTGGTGAGATTGACAAGGTCCACTAAATTATGAGCTGTTTTTAGCCGGCTGTATAAGTATACAGTACTTGTTTGCAGGTCTCTTGTTCCTATAGTTTGTCCTGGTTTAGGTGTGGTGTGGGGTTGACTAATGAGATGGGGGTATAGAGGGAAATTATTATTCTTTCATGCTCTGGTTAATGGCCACAATTAATTGTTTTCCTTGTCATTACAGATCTAATTGATTGTCTTTCACCCGCTTGCAAAAACAAATCCTATCAGACAAGCAAAAACAAACATTTAGTGATTTAACTAACCTAACGGATTAACCTAACTACTAGTTTATGGGTTTCACTATGCATTACTTTGTTAGTATACGAAGGCCAAACACCAATTGACAAACGTTGCAAAGTAGTGTAGTTCACTGTTAGAAGGAAAAGATCAAAAACagcgagaaaaaaaaaagtggtccGATAATATGTGATCTTACGTTCTTGTTTAATGAACGCCATATACTTATGATTTAAAACGAGTGAATTGTGAGAATAAAAAATATACTGTATATAAGAGAAAGATTAGAGTTTGTACAATTGTGTAAAAATTTTCATGAAGTGAATTTGTGAGttactttttaaaattattttagacGTAAATTATAGTAAGATTTCTAATTTGTACTCTTTTTATACACTTCTATTATAGGGCAACGATTGCAATTTTGATCAGCATTTGGGACTAATTGAGGAGCTGAGGGTCTTCGAAAATTTACCATTCCCACCCCCTTTGATTTTGGACTGAATGTTGAACTGCAGACCTAAAATTTTCGTCACAGGTTTCACTTAGGTCCAACCAAAAAACCTTTTTTCCCTTTCCAAAGCTGAGCCGAATTTAAGTTATTCCCtatgttttaatttatttgtcttatttttatttttttgtccgTTTAGAAAAGAATGTTTCTTTCCTTTTTGGGCAACTCGTTAATTCAAATTTTagacatgacatgtttaagaccacaagattaaaggacattttgatacattctacatatctttgGTTTAAaactacaagattcaaaaatcttctttactttcttaaattccCTGTCAATCCAAAactagacaaacaaattaaaacgaaGAGAGTATTATATATATCTTTCttcagtttcaattttttttttcattattggTCCTGTCACTATAGAAGAATCCTCATATATAATCAGCAGAATTAAAGCAGGCATACACTTCCTTTATACCATGGACTTTTTTTGGCACATTGAAAAATACTAAAAAGTATTCCCTCGAATTTATGTGGCATGTTTATATCGGACATGGAGTTTAAAAAATAAGGGAAAAAATTCGTTATGTTTACCAAATTGCTCTtattaaaaaaaagtaaatttGATAAAGTAAAAGCTAAAAGCTAAATCTTGacagaagaaaaagaaatgtAGGGACTTTAGTTCTTACTTTTAGTTGACTTTTCTTCACAATAAAGAGTTAAGTGTGACCCAACAAGATAAAATGAGGATGGTGTCATTAAAtagttgccaaaaaaaaaatatggcattcTTTTTAGACGGATTGGAAAAAAAAAGGTGTCAcccaaattgaaacagagagagtactAAGATCTCTCATAAGTTACATTGCTTAGATATATTAGGAGTAAGAATTTCACTTCCTTAAGAGTAACTTCCCATACACTAGTAAAGCTTCTTCATGTCGGTGACCTTGCCTCTCTCAATATGTGGATAACTTTCGTCGTATTAGATGTCAGCAAGTAAATGCAATCTTCAATAATAGCCCTTAATATGAAACTGTATGTTGTTCTCTTTGATAAGCTTGATagcaagtagacaatctgtttcCAATTTAACTGTTTATATCTCATTTCTTTTGCAAGTTATAACCCTAATTTGATGCTCCATAATTCTGCAGTAAACCTTAAAATATGTCCTATCTTACCTGAATAGTCCAACAATCACCCATAAGCATCTATAAAGATCCCTCCACGTCAATAACATATTAAAGTGACGGTTTAAACGATGTGCCACCGTATTAAATTTTCGTGGATGTCGGGGTATGAAAATGCAAGATGATTTTTCAATCTGTCGAATAAATACTCTATAAAATTTATTTCACATGTATGGGATATTATAAAAGATGACGTTATTTAACAATCCTACATATGTTttacattttttaatttttttttaaattcagaaTGAAGTTCGTATCGACGATGGTGCGTCAACCGTCGACTAAATATATGTTCTTATTATATAGTTTGTCGTGCGAATTATGTAAGACGGTTGGTTAGAGTTTAAGCAACGAACTTTATCAgtcattttaaaaatatttcattACTAAATGTACCTGATATTTTTAGGAGGTGACAAAATTATCACAATTCAATCGATAGTTTCGAAACACGGTTATAAAATATCGTAGTTGTCTGTGTTGATTCATAATATATAGCTGCATAATTGATCTATCTAAACAAAATTCCATTCAATGACTTCACTAAAACATATTCATACCCAATTATTCATAATTCAGAAAAACAGATAACATATTTATTTCAACAATTAGATAGATCTATATCTGATTCCATTCTTCTTTGAAAGTTTTCGTTCCTCAACCTTTGACGGTGGACATGGTGGCATTGGCTTTCCACATAGGTCCAAATTTCCTGTGTCATCAGCACACACACGAAAAAATGAACACAGTAAGTTTTAAGCATATATCTTTATTTTAACTACATTGAGAAGTATTGGAGTATATGCTCATGACTTTCATGCATTCTGCAAATACTCTCTCTTGTTCAAAGGCGTTTCAGATTTAGTTGCGCATATTGAGGCGACCAAATAAAAGTAAGGTCGCCAGAAAAGGTATAACTTTATTGTAACAAATATTTTCGCCGCTAAATATCACCACAAATAGTCTGATTTCTTGTAGtgttttaaaagtatatgatCCAATTAAATACTATTTGTTAAAAAATTAGTGTTTTTCATAAGATATAGTTCCCATTGATTGTATGCTCCATTCCCCCATGTGCTTTAATCGAATTTTCAAAGAAACCAAGAATATTTTTCAATAAGAAAAACTAACCTTCAAATGAGCTTAAGCTTTGGTTGCTAAGTTGAGATGGTATGGGGCCTTCAAGTCTATTATTTGCAACGTCTAATACTAAATCCGGCTGAGCAAATGCAGGTATTGTACCATCAAACTTGTTGTCTTGTAGCTGCAACTCAATAAGTTTTGGAATTGCCACTAATGACGTTGGAATCTTGCCCGTAAACCCATTGTTCGCCAATAAAATTCTCCTAATTGACTTTATCCCGGCGAAAGCATCATCCGGCAACTCACCGGAGAAACGGTTATTAGATAAGAACAAACCTCTCAGTCCTGTAAGTTTCCTCACGTCCGGCAATGGCCCTTGAAAGTTATTGTTCATAACACTTATAGTACGTAAAGAAGTTAATTGGGAAAGAGTGTCAACGTCAAGATCCCCTGATAATCCCATGTTTTCGAGCTGGAGACCGATGAATATGCCGTTGTAGCAAATCAACCCGTACCAGTAGGAAATGTTGCTACCGCAAAGCGGCACCGTTGCATTCCAGTTGCTAAGAAAGGTGGCGTTTGCGAGTGAAGACTTGAACTTGAGGAGGAGAGAGGATTCAGGTTCTTGACCGGAAGATGAAGTTATAAGAAAAGTTAACATGAGCAGAATGATCACCAACTGATAGTTTCTTGCTGAAGAAACCATCGTTCTTTGCTTCACCGGGTTTTCACTAAGGTTTTGTTGTTGAATCACAtagggtgagagagagagagatgatgGTCTTTAAAGATGAAGAATGAGTATATAAAGAAAGGGGGGTGGGTTAAGAGGCAGCATGTGTGTCCAATTTTCCTTGTTTTTGTGGTTCTTCCATTTGAATCCATCTTAACAAGGGACAGCTGAAAGATAAAACAAATGGAATAATTGGGCAATACCTTCTGGAAAACTCTTAACAGAGGGGTGATGCCAAACTATATGAACAAGATCAAATTAGCAAACCAAGTATATTAAGCTAGTAGGCTATAACAGCTAATAATAATATAGTGTCAATTTCACGGAGTTGCTTTATCTTCTGTTTTCTGGTAAAAAACATAACCCATTAACCTAATTCTTTTACGGGTTGCACTATGCATTACTTTGTTAGTATGCAAAGGCAAAACACCCATATTGACAAAAGTTGACAAGTTGTACTATTCACCgttaaaagaaaaggaaaaagaagcacATGGAGTAACAGAAGTCTATGGTGCAGACCAGTAGACATTAGCTGCTTGGTGATCAACATTGTGAAAAAGTTCTAGTTAGCATCGATAACTTGCTAAGTACAGGAAGAtaagacaaaaatataataatcGTGTGAAAACTGATATTTCTTTCTTGTTTCATGAATGGTGCAGCAACAGGTAGGCTCAAATCGAAGTTGCTGATAAAGATAAAGTACCTTCAGTAGTTTGGGAGGTTGATGAACAGAACGAGTAGCCGAGATCATTCGCAAGCCAAGGCGAATTCCAAATTTTAAATTTGAAGCCTATTCTATCAGTAAAGAACTGTTGCAATAGAGCTATTGTAATGGCAAAAACCTGTTGCAATACAGCTAGTGTAACGAAACCTGTCCCACAGCTTCTCTAAAGTAATTTGAACCATTGTGGCACCAATTCCGCGTCATCTCAGGGCAATGCATTTCCAGTCAGCAGTCCATAGAGCAAGTCCAAGTTGAATTTGATAAAACTGATGCAAGAATTAAATGGTCGGTAAATTTGCATGTTAACGATTAAAAATTTACTGTGAAAGATATTATTTGAAAGACTTAAAAGAATACTTATCAGTTTTACTTCTGCATATACGAATTTAATTTTCACTTAAAACGTCCATCCAAAATTTGTAGAGGAACTATATAATTTTAGTTTCAGGTAAGAGAAAATGTAAGGTCCTTTATTAAGGTAAAGGAAACAGATAACAACTATATTTGTTTGTTTTATGTAGGTAGTATGTACTCCCACCGTTTCAGTTTATGCGTCTTAGACTGAATACAATGTTTAAGAATGTAGGAAAACATTTGGTTCTTGTGGTCTTAAGCTAAATATATGTTTAACATGCCAAAGATAGCCTTTGAATCTCTtttggtcttaaacatgccaATGTCATTTCTATAATAGAGcgtcattaaggataaaatgagaaTGTTGAAGTCAAGAACTTACTAATATAGAAAGAGACATTTTTCTTATAAAACTaagaaaaaggaaagtaagacacataAATTGATACAAAGGGAGTATATACAGTAGAAAGCATGTCTGGCACATTTATATATagcacttttcttcttttttagcTTGTTCCCAAAAATATAAAGTAACACATTTATATTTGAAAattctttaaatttaaatttctcattttacCCGTAGTAACCTGCTCTTAATAGTTATAGAAATGTCATGGCACATTTCAGATCACAAATACTAATTGCAATGTCaaaatctttttttctttcttaaactccatgcccaATCAAACAACATATAAAATGAAAGGAGAGTATTTGAAGAGTACAGACCTCTCTGCCCTATGTAGTGTAGCCCAGCAATCTTCATCTTCTAACATTGCAATTTCTTCACATTTGAGATAAACTTTTAATTGGACCTGTCAGATAAGCTAAGACAAAAGGAACTAGACTACAGAAACCATATTCTAATGTCTTATTGCTGCAACACCTTTTATCTTTAACTGCAATCAGAAGACCTCTGAAATTGAGAGGACACAGTGAGAGGGAGATACAGCTATGTTCGACAATCAATGAATACAGAAATTGATGAAGGCAAACTGGGGGTGGGGAAAACCAGCACCATGTCTACGACATTTCAGAAAACCTCAGTGTGTGGAAGTGTCAATATCATCTAATGCAATAAAAGAACACCTTGCATTTCTTGTATCATACAGAAGAATTAACCATTTTAAAATTTCCTGTGATCCTTGACAATCCTGGTTACCTCATCATTACATTGACAAAGATCTAACTAAAAGCATGTGATGATTAGTCGTCACATTACAGAGCATGCCATAATTGAAAATACTAAACTGTTAAAGTTAGTTATTTTTTGTGAACTGCATAACAAAGCTGGTTAAGGGTGTCTGAAATTTTCCCGAGGCAATCGATAAGTTGATTGCCTTGACTTCTGATCATATGAACACGACCAGCCTCAAAATTCTTCGAATCAGCAAGCCTGCAATCTCTACCATCCATTGAATTTCCTTCAATTATTGCAGTGATCATTTCTGCATTTTCTCTAAGAGTCGCAGCCATCATTTCTTCTGGATTATCTACATTAATCTGCTCAGCCTTGACCTTACTAACCATGCTAAGGTTTGGAAGTTCAGCCTTGTCCTCATGACTGGATGTTTCACGCTTTATTTCTACGCTGGTATTCTCATGCCTTGGGGCTTCCAAATTTGCATCTATGCTAGCTTCATGCTTTATCCCCATCTTGGATTGCTCATACTTCCTGTTTTCATTTAAGATGCGTCTCCACGGATTCAACCTTTCCTCCATCTTGTACCTTTTTGTCTTCGTCCTTCGCCGCTGCCTTTTAGGACCTAATGGTACCAGAATGTTAAATCATTTAGTGGATAGCAAAAAGTGAATTTTCATTTCAAAAAATTGCatttctttttcaatttttctctctttggtatatatcttACACTATATAACAAACCATGCCTACACAAAGTTCGTTTTATGGGGTGCAAGAATGGCCAGTCGTGCTAATTAACTTTAGAGTGCTACGATAATGATGAAGAGCTGCAGTCATTTACTTCTGCAGAATGACAAGATTCACCAAGTCATTTTGCACTACATCAGGCAGCAGATACCAGAAGATAAAACCATAAGTTCATCTGCTCGCTTAaatgaagaaaggaaaaaaagagaGCAAAGAACCATCCTCATGGCTAGTGAAATGAATGTCGACATTTGCATGTCAAGGAAATCAGCACCTATCGTTTATTAATGGAGGAGAGGTTGGTGACAACTGGCATACTTACAAAGCTTACCAAGAAATAAGATACACTTTATCCTAATCAATGTTTTAAAAAGTGGAGGCACAAGGCCAGGCATTTTACTTTTACTTTGTATGAGGCGTAGTTCCCCAGCATTTTACTTTACATTGTAGCAGATGCCTGCTGTGCAAAAAGAGCGAAGAGGAAACTAATCACTTATGTTTGCACGTAGCTTGCTACTCAAATATGGAACCTGTTCCTTACTCTCTTCAAAGTCAGTTGGGTTATGCCGAGAACCATTAAACAACTGCTACAATGCTGGACTGGAAAGGGCATACAGAAGTGGAAGGGGAAGGGGAAGCAGAAGATATGGGAGACCATTCTTGCGAGTTTTTGGTGGGTGCTTTTTAGGTTTTCGGTTTAGACTAGAAGATTATACAGTTGTATTTCCCTTTTAGGTTTTCGGTTTAGACTAGAAGATGTCAATACAATTGGTAGGATAGTAGATTTCTCAGCTTCCTACAATAATTATTAAGAAGTAGGAACTGATCTGTATGTAATTTTTCGCATGATCTTTGCGCTTCATTTATACAAACTTACCAATCTCAAATNNNNNNNNNNNNNNNNNNNNNNNNNNNNNNNNNNNNNNN carries:
- the LOC132635592 gene encoding pollen receptor-like kinase 4, which codes for MVSSARNYQLVIILLMLTFLITSSSGQEPESSLLLKFKSSLANATFLSNWNATVPLCGSNISYWYGLICYNGIFIGLQLENMGLSGDLDVDTLSQLTSLRTISVMNNNFQGPLPDVRKLTGLRGLFLSNNRFSGELPDDAFAGIKSIRRILLANNGFTGKIPTSLVAIPKLIELQLQDNKFDGTIPAFAQPDLVLDVANNRLEGPIPSQLSNQSLSSFEGNLDLCGKPMPPCPPSKVEERKLSKKNGIRYRSI
- the LOC132635591 gene encoding trihelix transcription factor ASR3, which codes for MERTGGSLRTRSQAAPDWTLHESLTLVNEMKATQIECGNTLASFQKWQSTVHSCNSLGVNRSLNQCKKRWEAMLEQYNKVKPWETAYWTAFDEDRKKELELPGHFDFELFKGIARYLSLLEGEDGAGADTDPDTDPEVQQLPQGNNAFFEIGPKRQRRRTKTKRYKMEERLNPWRRILNENRKYEQSKMGIKHEASIDANLEAPRHENTSVEIKRETSSHEDKAELPNLSMVSKVKAEQINVDNPEEMMAATLRENAEMITAIIEGNSMDGRDCRLADSKNFEAGRVHMIRSQGNQLIDCLGKISDTLNQLCYAVHKK